A DNA window from Maribellus comscasis contains the following coding sequences:
- a CDS encoding SusC/RagA family TonB-linked outer membrane protein: MRATLFVTIIFISQVLAVGSYSQTTRLDIDFSNATIKSILSEIEDQSEFYFMYEAHKVDVERRVSVSAKNKLVTEILNEIFDNTNIVYKINNRQIALTNIAFREENVQQLKTITGTITNSGGESIPGVSVSVKGTTKGTVSDINGVYTLTDISAGDVLVFSFIGLKTQEVVVRDETTIDIIMAEEAVGIDEVVVTALGITREKKSLGYSVGEVGGDELTETSQGSVLNAVAGKAAGVQVSQMYGLAGSSVNMVIRGASSLNTKNQPLFVIDGVPVDNGIDNNYQDADMGNAISDLNTEDIESMSILKGPSAAALYGSRAGNGVVIITTKSGKGAKKGIGVSFNSSFLLDDPYHFVPFQSKFASGKEGAYSLGEQENESWGAILDGTFPDSYQWDKSTLSNDGTSLQPLVAYPDRQQNFYQNGFSQSNNLAFDGKYEKANFRVSIGNLTNEGILPNTDYSRKTIGMNGSFDLTDNLKVSAVINISEAGSDNRQNISTGRRDPSRSVLEMGVQVNILDLKDYWLDGQENIQQRKTKPKQNNPYFNVYENLNGFKRNQTMAKLQLDWEVFKDLSFMVRYLTNVVNQRNEAKVAWSDYDNSNGAYSIQRTLAKEENWEGMFTYNKSIIDGLNLTANVGGNLRYNYDDAISNQASQLVLPGLFTISNGVPGTVSYNSLWAEKAVNSIYGSVSLGYQDMIYLDLTARNDWSSTLPKDNRSYFYPSASLSFLVNELFQLPSWVDIAKLRAGYAQVGNDVGSYALTQYYATAADWGEAKQMYMPGTLRNSELKPEIATSKEIGLDLSFLKNRINLDATYYVVDNKNQVLSISIPNESGATAKQINAGLVQGKGWDVSLNTDIVRQRDFSAGLGITLTRNRTKIVELADGISYYQFGSVGEVRLRSYVGDNIGNIYAYPYLKVEDEESEYYNYPIIASNGRPQKDNREEKMEKVGNFNHKFLMGIQPTIRYKNFSLFANFDWRAGGEFYSRTMEFFRNNGWLEETFSGVDYDRNKDIVQQIKDNPDKYFNLWVGGRTGDYGGFEWPDEATRNSRSYVNKNTGETVYVNDASFIPGVREDGNGGYIENLGGDETVWMTPFEANKRSTRYYGGNNIYSASYVKLRELSITYKFPQQWIQKAKLSNVSLSFIAQNVFTWTKAKIPVDPELAFISNGNTWIQGAEYYNVTPWTRSYGVKLNVEF; encoded by the coding sequence ATGAGAGCAACATTATTCGTAACCATCATTTTTATCAGTCAGGTTCTGGCTGTTGGATCTTATTCCCAAACCACCCGTTTGGATATTGATTTTTCCAATGCCACGATAAAGAGCATATTGAGTGAAATTGAAGACCAATCGGAGTTTTATTTTATGTATGAAGCGCATAAAGTTGATGTGGAAAGACGCGTTTCTGTCAGTGCAAAAAATAAGTTGGTAACGGAAATATTAAATGAAATTTTCGACAATACCAATATCGTTTATAAGATTAATAACCGACAGATTGCGCTGACCAATATTGCATTTAGAGAAGAAAATGTGCAACAACTTAAAACGATAACCGGAACAATAACAAATAGCGGTGGAGAGTCAATTCCCGGAGTTTCAGTCTCCGTGAAGGGAACTACCAAAGGAACAGTTTCTGACATAAACGGAGTTTATACATTAACTGATATTTCAGCAGGAGACGTTCTTGTTTTTTCATTTATTGGATTGAAAACGCAGGAAGTTGTTGTCCGCGATGAAACGACAATTGATATAATAATGGCCGAAGAAGCTGTTGGTATTGATGAGGTTGTTGTTACTGCCCTTGGAATAACAAGAGAGAAAAAATCTCTGGGATATTCCGTAGGAGAAGTTGGGGGAGATGAACTGACTGAAACTTCTCAGGGAAGTGTATTGAATGCTGTCGCTGGAAAAGCTGCAGGTGTTCAGGTTTCACAAATGTATGGCCTTGCTGGTTCTTCTGTAAATATGGTTATTCGCGGGGCAAGTTCTTTAAATACAAAAAATCAGCCCTTGTTTGTAATTGATGGTGTTCCGGTGGATAATGGTATCGATAATAATTATCAGGATGCTGATATGGGAAACGCTATTTCTGACCTGAATACGGAAGATATTGAGTCCATGTCTATTTTGAAAGGACCAAGTGCAGCTGCACTATATGGTTCCCGGGCTGGAAATGGTGTAGTAATTATTACAACCAAATCAGGAAAAGGTGCAAAAAAAGGAATTGGAGTTTCTTTTAATTCATCTTTTCTTCTCGACGATCCCTATCATTTTGTTCCATTTCAGTCGAAATTCGCTTCCGGTAAAGAAGGTGCATATAGTTTAGGGGAACAGGAAAACGAATCGTGGGGAGCTATTCTTGATGGAACATTTCCTGATTCTTACCAGTGGGATAAATCAACTTTAAGTAATGACGGCACATCGTTGCAACCTTTGGTTGCTTATCCGGACAGACAGCAGAACTTTTATCAGAACGGTTTTAGCCAGTCAAATAACCTGGCTTTTGACGGTAAATATGAAAAAGCAAATTTCCGTGTTTCTATTGGGAACCTGACGAATGAAGGTATTTTGCCAAATACCGACTATTCCAGAAAAACAATAGGTATGAACGGTAGTTTCGATCTTACCGATAATTTAAAGGTTAGTGCGGTGATTAATATTTCTGAGGCTGGATCGGATAATAGACAAAATATCAGTACAGGTCGTCGTGACCCCTCGAGATCTGTTCTTGAAATGGGAGTGCAGGTTAATATCCTCGACTTGAAAGATTATTGGTTAGATGGTCAGGAGAATATTCAGCAGAGAAAAACTAAGCCAAAACAAAATAATCCTTATTTCAATGTCTACGAGAATCTTAATGGTTTTAAACGAAATCAGACCATGGCAAAGCTCCAGTTGGATTGGGAGGTATTTAAAGATCTTAGTTTCATGGTTAGATACTTAACAAATGTAGTAAATCAAAGAAATGAGGCCAAAGTTGCCTGGAGTGATTACGACAATTCAAATGGAGCATATTCCATTCAAAGAACTCTGGCAAAAGAGGAAAACTGGGAAGGGATGTTTACCTATAACAAAAGTATTATCGATGGTTTAAACCTTACTGCAAATGTTGGAGGGAATCTTCGATATAATTACGATGATGCCATTTCCAACCAGGCATCTCAGCTTGTATTACCCGGATTGTTTACAATTTCGAATGGTGTGCCGGGAACTGTATCTTACAACAGTTTGTGGGCAGAAAAAGCAGTTAATAGTATATACGGCTCCGTTTCATTAGGATATCAGGATATGATTTATCTGGATTTAACTGCAAGAAACGATTGGTCGAGTACTTTGCCAAAAGACAATCGGTCATATTTCTATCCGTCAGCTTCTTTAAGCTTTCTGGTTAATGAATTATTTCAATTACCATCCTGGGTTGATATAGCAAAATTGAGAGCAGGATATGCACAGGTAGGTAACGATGTTGGTTCTTATGCATTAACTCAGTATTATGCCACTGCTGCCGATTGGGGAGAAGCGAAACAGATGTATATGCCTGGAACATTGAGAAACTCGGAATTGAAACCGGAAATAGCAACTTCAAAAGAAATTGGCTTGGATCTTTCTTTTCTGAAAAACAGGATTAACCTGGATGCCACTTATTATGTAGTAGATAATAAAAACCAGGTACTTAGTATCTCAATACCTAACGAATCAGGAGCCACTGCAAAGCAAATTAATGCAGGTCTTGTTCAGGGAAAAGGATGGGATGTATCTTTAAATACCGATATAGTAAGACAACGTGACTTTTCTGCTGGTTTGGGAATAACATTGACCAGAAACAGGACGAAAATTGTTGAGCTGGCCGATGGTATATCATATTATCAGTTTGGTTCTGTTGGAGAGGTAAGGTTAAGAAGTTACGTAGGAGACAATATTGGAAATATATATGCCTATCCTTATTTGAAAGTGGAAGATGAGGAGTCAGAATATTATAACTATCCGATAATTGCTTCAAATGGCAGACCTCAAAAAGATAACCGGGAAGAAAAAATGGAAAAGGTTGGTAATTTTAATCATAAATTTTTGATGGGAATACAACCCACAATTAGATACAAAAATTTTAGTTTGTTTGCTAATTTTGATTGGAGAGCAGGAGGAGAGTTCTATTCCAGAACTATGGAGTTTTTCAGAAATAACGGGTGGCTTGAAGAAACCTTTTCAGGCGTAGATTACGATAGAAATAAAGACATAGTACAACAAATTAAAGATAACCCTGATAAATATTTTAACCTTTGGGTTGGTGGCCGAACCGGTGATTACGGCGGATTTGAATGGCCCGATGAAGCGACTCGGAATTCAAGATCATACGTGAATAAGAATACTGGCGAAACGGTTTACGTTAACGACGCAAGTTTTATTCCGGGGGTTCGCGAAGATGGCAACGGAGGATATATCGAAAACTTAGGAGGTGACGAGACGGTATGGATGACTCCTTTTGAAGCGAATAAACGTTCAACAAGATATTATGGAGGAAATAATATTTATAGTGCCAGTTATGTGAAATTAAGAGAGTTGTCAATAACTTATAAGTTCCCTCAACAATGGATACAAAAAGCTAAATTGAGTAATGTATCACTGTCTTTCATTGCACAAAACGTGTTCACTTGGACAAAAGCAAAAATACCGGTTGATCCAGAGCTCGCTTTTATCTCAAATGGAAATACATGGATTCAGGGTGCTGAATATTATAATGTTACGCCTTGGACTCGTTCTTACGGAGTTAAACTTAATGTTGAATTTTAA
- a CDS encoding RNA polymerase sigma-70 factor: MKKTFKDIKIRFEDGNHIFVKDFFYSYYPVLTVFAEKYIADKSICEDIVQDVFISFWERQNVFLNIKALKAFFYKSVRNSCLDYLKHQKVEKKYMDLTKNSCHESEFFLDEVLKNETYSVIYREINKLPEMGRKVLLLSMNDNSNEEIAGQLNIGVNTVRTHKARSYKVLRAKLAVFFKPSKFIRQL, from the coding sequence ATGAAAAAGACTTTTAAAGATATAAAAATCAGATTTGAAGATGGAAATCATATTTTCGTTAAAGATTTTTTCTATTCATATTACCCGGTTTTAACTGTTTTTGCTGAAAAATATATTGCGGACAAAAGTATCTGTGAAGATATTGTTCAGGATGTGTTTATTTCTTTCTGGGAGAGGCAAAATGTATTTCTGAATATAAAAGCGTTAAAAGCTTTCTTCTACAAGTCAGTTCGAAATTCCTGCCTTGATTATTTAAAACATCAGAAGGTGGAAAAAAAATACATGGATTTAACAAAAAACAGTTGCCATGAAAGTGAATTCTTTTTGGATGAGGTATTAAAAAATGAAACGTACAGCGTTATTTACAGGGAGATAAATAAACTACCTGAAATGGGACGAAAAGTTTTATTGTTGTCGATGAATGATAATTCGAATGAAGAAATTGCGGGGCAACTAAACATCGGAGTAAATACTGTTCGAACACATAAGGCCAGATCATACAAAGTTTTAAGAGCAAAACTTGCCGTTTTTTTTAAACCTTCAAAATTTATCCGCCAATTGTAA
- a CDS encoding SusD/RagB family nutrient-binding outer membrane lipoprotein has translation MKKISLILTIIFLGQIFQSCHDDFDDMNVSPNNAEEVSPNYLLSYVISETTMRFYDLVNEHTDIAGAMQYTQRGTEFNAANQNCYQWGKGSWSGYYDILRTNQLMYEAGEEENNQFFMAASLIMKSFIFGLLADLYGDCPYSEALQANSSLLFPKYDAQKDVYEGVLTDLRTASEILEGLDSRLSVLASSDLLYGGERDKWIKFANSLRLRYCLRLDNKKGELGINTVNEFNDAASKVFESNDDNATLVLLGLSEDNSAAGGSVRSSNKPYAFKPGKPLVDYLKERNDPRLQRWINPVERKWDFTATEETTVNYIDIFGDSYEMTILPTNNTSLDTSVYVGLPIGYDNLEFLGNYNRGEGVRDYPDERSTYISYLSPIYFENSNDYVNPSLITYAEVEFILAEAAYLGDYGVSSVEEHYKAGIEASMDQYKILSEAQGFDFEEFYNQQTVSYNSSSITNKHELILTQKWIALWLQAEAWFDWRRTGYPDFEPAANPAYGPALPLRIAYPEPFADPQYVEKYEEAVANLVKTSYVPSNQSNDHSYSKMWLLQGTEKPY, from the coding sequence ATGAAAAAAATAAGTTTGATTTTAACAATTATATTTCTGGGACAAATTTTTCAATCTTGTCATGATGATTTTGATGACATGAATGTGAGTCCGAATAACGCAGAGGAAGTTTCACCTAATTATCTGTTGTCTTATGTGATTTCAGAAACAACAATGAGATTTTATGATTTGGTTAATGAACATACTGATATTGCGGGCGCAATGCAATACACGCAAAGAGGAACAGAATTTAATGCCGCAAATCAGAATTGCTATCAATGGGGAAAGGGTTCCTGGAGCGGATATTATGATATCTTAAGAACCAATCAATTAATGTATGAAGCAGGAGAAGAAGAGAATAACCAATTTTTTATGGCTGCTTCACTGATAATGAAATCTTTCATTTTTGGATTGTTGGCAGATTTGTACGGTGATTGTCCCTATTCTGAAGCATTACAAGCGAATTCCAGTTTGTTGTTCCCAAAGTATGATGCACAAAAGGATGTTTATGAAGGGGTTTTGACGGATTTAAGAACGGCATCAGAAATTCTTGAAGGATTGGATTCCCGGTTGAGTGTTTTAGCTTCTTCAGACCTGCTTTATGGAGGAGAGCGGGATAAATGGATAAAGTTTGCTAACTCGCTGAGGTTGAGATACTGTTTGAGATTAGACAATAAAAAAGGCGAACTGGGTATTAACACAGTAAACGAATTTAATGACGCGGCAAGTAAGGTTTTTGAAAGTAATGATGATAACGCAACATTGGTGCTTTTGGGCTTGTCGGAAGATAATTCTGCTGCTGGTGGTTCTGTCAGATCTTCAAATAAACCGTATGCATTCAAACCAGGAAAACCATTGGTTGATTATTTGAAAGAGAGAAACGATCCAAGGCTTCAACGTTGGATAAATCCGGTAGAAAGAAAATGGGATTTTACGGCAACTGAAGAAACTACTGTGAATTACATCGATATTTTTGGCGATAGTTATGAAATGACCATTTTGCCAACTAATAATACAAGTCTTGATACTTCTGTATATGTAGGATTACCGATTGGGTATGATAATCTCGAATTTTTAGGAAATTACAACAGAGGCGAAGGTGTTAGAGATTATCCTGATGAAAGAAGCACATATATTTCTTATTTGTCACCCATCTATTTTGAAAACAGTAATGACTATGTCAATCCTTCGTTGATTACCTATGCTGAAGTTGAGTTTATTTTGGCAGAAGCTGCTTATTTAGGTGATTATGGAGTTTCAAGTGTTGAAGAGCATTACAAAGCGGGAATTGAAGCTTCTATGGATCAATACAAGATATTGTCGGAAGCTCAGGGATTTGATTTTGAGGAATTTTACAATCAACAAACCGTTAGTTACAATAGTTCTTCAATAACGAATAAACATGAACTTATTTTGACACAAAAGTGGATTGCACTTTGGTTGCAAGCTGAAGCATGGTTTGATTGGAGGAGAACCGGTTATCCTGATTTTGAACCGGCAGCAAATCCTGCATATGGCCCCGCATTGCCTTTAAGGATCGCCTACCCGGAGCCATTTGCCGATCCTCAATATGTGGAAAAATATGAGGAAGCAGTGGCAAACCTGGTGAAAACAAGCTATGTGCCATCAAATCAGTCAAATGATCATTCGTACTCAAAAATGTGGTTGTTGCAAGGTACCGAGAAGCCTTATTAA
- a CDS encoding FAD-dependent oxidoreductase — MYRRRNFIKKGVLAALGTGLFSKTDAGDFEKELKSGDGIDYKRNIPLRYEADVVVIGGGIAGVSAAASAAVSGAKVLLVERFANLGGMLTTGGVANFCGQIEEQGEVFDQILKDLKRYNSLGEARSQTVFNYEILSLVLQEILLARGVKILLHTRLVDVLSKGNGIKECIICGKSGLEGVRGKIFIDCSGDADLARYAGVATMKGDGKIGYQLPMSKMCFAREVAEEDFLQQVPSDWATQISKKEDLPMVSVWPDGPGGKALKIKIPMFDATSTEGITNAEIQARRRTMDVLSYYQKVENKKWRLTHSAPMIGVREGCRVEGDYILTVDDLRAGKTFDDGVARGTFYFDGHGLTDDKRTYILPKDQLKVPPYQIPMRCLISKDADNLLVAGRCLSAEQLALSSARVSTTCSMMGQATGIAAGMAVQQRTKIRKLDYSEIQNEVLGRGGQLDVSKQIHPIHG; from the coding sequence ATGTACAGAAGGAGGAATTTTATAAAAAAGGGGGTGTTGGCTGCTTTGGGAACCGGTTTGTTTTCAAAAACCGATGCCGGAGACTTCGAAAAGGAACTAAAATCAGGCGATGGTATAGATTACAAAAGAAACATTCCGCTTCGCTATGAAGCTGATGTGGTTGTGATTGGAGGTGGAATTGCTGGCGTTTCAGCCGCCGCTTCTGCAGCTGTTTCTGGTGCAAAAGTGTTGCTTGTCGAACGTTTTGCCAATCTGGGTGGAATGCTTACAACCGGTGGTGTGGCTAATTTTTGCGGGCAGATTGAAGAACAGGGTGAGGTTTTTGACCAGATTCTGAAAGATTTGAAACGATACAATTCGCTTGGCGAAGCCAGAAGTCAGACCGTATTTAATTATGAAATTCTTTCTTTGGTTTTACAGGAAATTTTGTTGGCAAGAGGAGTAAAAATATTGCTGCATACCCGTTTGGTTGATGTTCTTTCAAAAGGAAACGGAATAAAAGAATGTATTATTTGCGGAAAATCGGGGCTGGAAGGCGTTCGCGGAAAGATTTTTATTGATTGCTCAGGCGATGCAGATTTGGCGCGTTATGCCGGAGTGGCTACAATGAAAGGCGACGGCAAAATAGGTTACCAGCTTCCAATGTCGAAAATGTGTTTTGCACGGGAAGTTGCCGAAGAAGATTTTTTGCAGCAGGTTCCCAGCGACTGGGCAACGCAGATTTCAAAAAAAGAAGATTTACCTATGGTTAGTGTCTGGCCCGACGGTCCGGGAGGAAAAGCATTGAAAATTAAAATTCCGATGTTTGATGCTACTTCAACAGAAGGGATTACAAATGCCGAAATTCAAGCCCGAAGACGAACAATGGATGTGCTGAGTTATTATCAAAAAGTTGAAAATAAAAAATGGAGACTAACGCACAGCGCTCCAATGATTGGGGTTCGGGAAGGATGCCGTGTGGAAGGAGATTATATTTTGACGGTGGACGATTTACGTGCCGGGAAAACATTTGATGACGGAGTTGCACGTGGTACGTTTTATTTCGACGGACATGGTCTGACCGACGATAAAAGAACCTACATTCTTCCAAAAGACCAGTTAAAAGTGCCTCCTTACCAGATTCCAATGCGATGCCTGATCTCCAAAGATGCAGATAATTTATTGGTAGCCGGACGTTGTTTATCAGCTGAACAGCTGGCATTATCTTCAGCGCGGGTATCTACTACCTGTTCCATGATGGGGCAGGCAACGGGAATTGCCGCCGGAATGGCTGTTCAACAGAGAACAAAAATTAGAAAGTTGGATTATTCAGAAATACAAAATGAAGTGCTTGGAAGGGGAGGGCAGCTCGATGTTTCCAAACAGATTCATCCAATTCATGGGTGA
- a CDS encoding metallophosphoesterase family protein → MTGKMKVLILCAAFFISCSNRKKNDIITIGVCTDVHLPTMHDAEYRIQTFIDSMNAINPDFIIELGNFGIPKKEYLLYFDIWNSFKGEKYHVIGNHEMDGGTSREDAIEFRKMKSGYYSFDKKGFHCIILDGNDKKSPEDKGYKQFVGPKQIEWLKSDLTNSMRPIIVFSHQGLQLYHGAEEDYGVENHKEIQAIFEKHNSENPDKKVIACFNGHSHWDFAEKIDGIWYVTITSMSYHWLGDNYEHILYSEEVDKNFKWIKYTAPFKEPLFTVIEISKKGYIKIKGKETDWVGPSPWELGYPERIKKYMRPEISSRELKFTLVE, encoded by the coding sequence ATGACAGGTAAAATGAAAGTTTTGATTTTGTGTGCTGCCTTTTTTATCTCGTGCAGCAATAGAAAGAAAAATGACATTATTACCATAGGGGTGTGTACAGATGTTCATCTGCCAACCATGCACGATGCGGAATACCGTATTCAAACATTTATTGACAGCATGAATGCGATTAATCCTGATTTTATAATAGAATTGGGTAATTTTGGAATTCCTAAAAAAGAATATCTTCTTTATTTTGATATTTGGAACTCTTTCAAGGGAGAGAAGTATCATGTAATAGGAAATCACGAAATGGATGGCGGGACTTCAAGAGAGGATGCCATTGAGTTTCGAAAAATGAAGTCGGGCTATTATTCATTTGACAAAAAAGGTTTTCATTGTATCATACTTGACGGAAACGACAAAAAAAGCCCCGAAGATAAAGGCTATAAACAATTTGTAGGACCAAAACAGATAGAATGGCTGAAAAGTGACCTGACAAATTCAATGCGGCCGATAATTGTATTTTCGCACCAGGGTTTACAATTGTATCATGGTGCAGAGGAAGATTATGGTGTTGAAAACCACAAAGAGATACAGGCAATTTTTGAAAAACATAATTCCGAAAATCCGGATAAAAAGGTAATTGCTTGTTTTAATGGTCATTCGCACTGGGATTTTGCTGAAAAAATAGATGGAATCTGGTACGTCACCATTACTTCGATGTCGTATCACTGGCTGGGCGATAATTATGAGCATATTCTTTACAGTGAAGAGGTGGATAAAAACTTTAAATGGATTAAATATACAGCTCCATTTAAAGAGCCCTTGTTTACTGTTATCGAAATTTCGAAGAAAGGTTATATTAAAATAAAAGGAAAGGAAACGGATTGGGTAGGGCCGTCGCCATGGGAGTTAGGGTACCCCGAACGAATAAAAAAATATATGCGGCCGGAAATCTCATCGCGCGAACTGAAATTTACCCTCGTTGAATAA
- a CDS encoding FecR family protein encodes MAKISDRIRIGKIIGNFITGKESANEMEKLHSWINESPENEAKFKTLTDEREIARNIDAFESIDIERAWKKYEEKNVAIKLRKQILRWRLAASIILIAGLSGSLLSYFNRSDVSEETTPEFFTSVVTENGQTSRIVLPDSSVVWLNSQTTLSYSNKFSIENRNIKLDGEAFFKVQRNEEIPLIVSCGNLKVKVLGTEFDVCSFPADDKVNVILEKGKIELTHVNNLFQPLDLRPGHMAQFDEQKKILSLQKVDTYEYTSWKDGVLIFKDTPMKEVISKLEHWYGVEINVNTPDVYDLVFNATIVDESLEEIFKLIEYTCDVSYKIYYSHNPQVPVIIEVSYGEK; translated from the coding sequence ATGGCAAAGATTTCAGATCGAATTAGAATTGGAAAAATCATTGGAAATTTTATTACAGGGAAAGAGTCCGCTAATGAAATGGAAAAGCTGCATTCATGGATAAATGAGTCTCCCGAAAATGAAGCCAAATTCAAAACTCTTACTGATGAACGGGAAATAGCCCGAAATATTGACGCTTTTGAAAGTATTGACATCGAAAGAGCCTGGAAAAAATATGAAGAGAAAAATGTAGCTATAAAATTAAGAAAACAAATTTTGAGGTGGAGGTTAGCTGCTTCTATCATATTGATAGCAGGTTTATCGGGAAGTTTACTTAGTTATTTTAATCGTTCAGATGTTTCGGAGGAAACTACCCCTGAGTTTTTCACTTCCGTTGTAACGGAAAATGGACAGACCTCCAGAATTGTATTACCGGACAGTTCGGTTGTTTGGCTAAATTCTCAAACAACATTATCCTACAGTAATAAATTTTCAATCGAAAACAGAAATATCAAACTCGACGGAGAAGCTTTTTTTAAGGTTCAAAGAAATGAAGAAATTCCTTTAATTGTAAGCTGCGGTAATTTAAAAGTGAAAGTTTTGGGGACTGAGTTTGATGTTTGTTCTTTTCCTGCAGATGATAAGGTTAATGTGATTTTGGAGAAAGGAAAAATTGAATTGACGCACGTTAATAATCTTTTCCAACCCCTGGATTTGCGTCCGGGGCATATGGCTCAATTCGACGAACAAAAGAAAATATTATCCCTACAGAAAGTTGATACCTATGAATATACTTCATGGAAAGATGGCGTGTTAATATTTAAAGATACGCCCATGAAAGAGGTAATTTCCAAACTTGAGCATTGGTATGGTGTGGAAATCAACGTAAACACTCCCGATGTTTATGATTTGGTTTTTAATGCGACAATTGTAGATGAAAGTCTTGAAGAAATCTTTAAACTAATTGAATATACCTGTGATGTATCTTACAAAATATATTACAGCCATAATCCGCAAGTACCTGTAATAATAGAAGTAAGTTACGGTGAAAAATAA
- a CDS encoding sialidase family protein, protein MKSLKIIYLISVSVMFAFFSCQNTPAPEDVKAEVLTAEFIYETAPFPQCHASTIVETEDGFLASWFGGTREKNPDVCIYTSALTDGRWSTPVLVADGIINDTLRYPCWNPVLFKTNNGEIVLYYKVGPSPREWWGLYKVSADNGNTWSDAVEIPDNLLGPIKNKPENLSDGTILYPTSFETREKWNIYVETSDEDLENWKKVDIDNNGFNAIQPTILFYSEGKIQMLCRSKEKKIVETWSSDNGKTWSPVEATSLVNNNSGIDAVTIKNGLHLLISNPVEKGRNKIDVKISADGKNWFDLIVLEDQPEGEFSYPAIIEGSDGTIHITYTYNRKTVKYVHLKLM, encoded by the coding sequence ATGAAATCATTGAAAATCATTTATTTAATCAGTGTCTCAGTGATGTTTGCTTTCTTTTCATGTCAGAATACACCTGCTCCCGAAGATGTAAAAGCGGAAGTTCTCACTGCTGAATTTATTTATGAAACAGCTCCGTTTCCACAATGTCATGCTTCTACAATTGTTGAAACTGAAGATGGTTTTCTTGCTTCATGGTTTGGTGGAACCCGCGAAAAAAATCCGGATGTTTGTATTTATACTTCTGCATTAACAGATGGAAGGTGGAGCACTCCTGTACTTGTTGCCGATGGAATAATAAATGATACTTTGCGTTATCCGTGCTGGAATCCGGTTCTTTTTAAAACCAATAACGGAGAAATTGTCCTTTATTACAAGGTCGGTCCAAGCCCACGCGAATGGTGGGGATTGTACAAAGTTTCTGCCGACAACGGAAACACCTGGTCGGATGCTGTTGAGATTCCAGATAATTTGTTAGGGCCAATAAAAAACAAACCAGAAAATCTATCTGACGGGACTATTCTGTACCCAACAAGTTTTGAGACGAGAGAAAAGTGGAATATTTATGTAGAGACTTCGGATGAGGATCTGGAAAACTGGAAAAAAGTTGATATTGATAATAATGGTTTTAACGCCATTCAGCCAACCATTCTTTTTTATTCGGAAGGAAAAATTCAGATGTTGTGTCGCAGTAAGGAAAAGAAAATTGTTGAAACGTGGTCTTCAGATAATGGAAAAACATGGTCACCGGTAGAAGCCACTTCTCTTGTGAATAACAATTCGGGAATTGATGCAGTGACAATAAAAAATGGTCTACACCTGCTTATTTCGAATCCCGTTGAAAAAGGCCGCAATAAAATTGATGTAAAAATCTCAGCCGACGGAAAAAATTGGTTCGACCTAATTGTTTTGGAAGATCAGCCGGAAGGTGAATTTAGTTATCCAGCTATTATTGAAGGCAGCGACGGAACAATTCACATTACGTACACTTACAATCGTAAGACAGTAAAATACGTTCACTTGAAACTGATGTAA